A single genomic interval of Rhizobium leguminosarum bv. trifolii WSM1325 harbors:
- a CDS encoding putative transcriptional regulator, ArsR family (SMART: regulatory protein ArsR~KEGG: ret:RHE_CH02977 ArsR family transcriptional regulator), which produces MDKDEIIKALAHPARMDILNWLKNPEEHFPSQEHPFEMGVCASQFERCGLSQSTVSAHLGTLHRAGLVTTKRVGQWIFYKRNEETIAVFLKQLTQDL; this is translated from the coding sequence ATGGACAAAGACGAAATTATTAAGGCGCTCGCCCATCCCGCCCGGATGGACATTCTCAACTGGCTGAAAAATCCCGAGGAGCATTTCCCCTCGCAGGAGCATCCTTTCGAAATGGGCGTCTGCGCCAGCCAGTTCGAGCGCTGCGGCCTGTCGCAGTCGACTGTCTCGGCCCATCTCGGCACGCTGCATCGCGCCGGCCTCGTCACCACCAAACGCGTCGGCCAGTGGATCTTTTACAAGCGCAACGAGGAAACCATCGCCGTCTTCCTCAAGCAACTGACGCAGGATCTTTAG
- a CDS encoding transcriptional regulator, LysR family (PFAM: LysR substrate-binding; regulatory protein LysR~KEGG: rec:RHECIAT_CH0003143 probable transcriptional regulator protein, LysR family), with protein sequence MRGGGMPLDWDKLRIFHAAAEAGSFTHAADKLHLSQSAISRQVSALEHDVGTKLFHRHARGLILTEQGELLYRTAHDVLLKLETVKMQLTETTETPSGKLRVTTTVGLGQGWLTDKIQEFLQLYPDVQIQLILDNEEVDVNMRHADCAIRLRQPQQSDLIQRKLFTVHMHVYAAPSYINRHGEPQKVEDLDNHRIITFGEPAPSYLLDVNWLEVAGRSSDNKRIPHLQINSQTSIKRAALLGIGVACLPDYIVGRDPGLIQLAINADVPSFDTYFCYPDEIKNAAKLKAFRDFIVSKARNWNF encoded by the coding sequence ATGAGGGGTGGGGGAATGCCATTGGATTGGGACAAGCTGCGTATTTTTCACGCAGCTGCCGAGGCGGGTTCGTTCACGCATGCGGCGGATAAACTGCATCTGTCCCAATCCGCCATCAGCCGCCAGGTCAGCGCGCTGGAGCACGATGTCGGCACCAAGCTGTTTCACCGCCATGCGCGCGGCCTGATTCTGACGGAACAGGGCGAGTTGCTTTACCGCACCGCCCATGACGTGCTGCTGAAGCTCGAAACCGTGAAGATGCAGCTTACCGAAACGACGGAAACTCCGTCTGGCAAACTGCGCGTCACCACGACGGTCGGTCTCGGCCAGGGCTGGCTGACCGACAAGATCCAGGAATTCCTGCAGCTTTATCCCGATGTGCAGATCCAGCTGATCCTCGACAATGAGGAAGTGGATGTGAACATGCGTCATGCCGACTGCGCGATCCGCCTGCGCCAGCCGCAACAGTCCGACCTCATCCAGCGCAAGCTCTTCACCGTGCACATGCATGTCTATGCGGCCCCGTCCTACATCAACCGCCACGGCGAGCCGCAGAAGGTCGAGGATCTCGACAATCACCGCATCATCACTTTCGGTGAGCCGGCGCCGAGTTACCTGCTCGATGTCAACTGGCTTGAGGTCGCCGGCCGCTCGTCCGACAACAAGCGTATTCCGCATCTGCAGATCAACAGCCAGACCTCGATCAAGCGCGCCGCCCTGCTCGGCATCGGCGTCGCCTGCCTGCCGGATTACATCGTCGGCCGCGACCCCGGCCTGATTCAGCTGGCGATCAATGCCGACGTACCCTCCTTCGACACCTATTTCTGCTATCCCGACGAGATCAAGAACGCCGCCAAGCTGAAAGCCTTCCGCGATTTCATCGTCAGCAAGGCCAGAAACTGGAACTTTTAA
- a CDS encoding major facilitator superfamily MFS_1 (PFAM: major facilitator superfamily MFS_1~KEGG: pfl:PFL_1336 major facilitator family transporter): MPLALLVLALSSFAIGTTEFVIMGLLPEVAADLSVSIPQAGWLVTGYALAVAIGAPVMAISTAKLKRRTALIALMAFFIAGNLLCALASDYWVLMIARVVTALCHGAFFGIGSVVAAGLVAEDRKARAVALMFTGLTLANVLGVPLGTAIGQAYGWRATFGVVTVIGIFTISGLIAILPRDKQQENGSILREIAALRNGGLWLALSTTVFFAASMFTLFTYIAPLLRDVTGVSPEGVTWTLFLIGLGLTIGNLVGGKLADWRLGATLAGVFAAIAITSIAFSYTSRFFIPAEITLFLWAMASFAAVPALQVGVVGFGKDAPNLVSTINIGAFNTGNALGAWVGGLVIDAGFDLTRVPLAAALMALIGLGATALTYLSARGRAALAPAE; the protein is encoded by the coding sequence ATGCCCCTCGCCCTCCTCGTTCTTGCCTTGAGCTCATTTGCGATAGGCACCACTGAATTCGTCATCATGGGTCTGTTGCCGGAGGTCGCCGCCGATCTCTCGGTCAGCATCCCGCAGGCCGGATGGCTGGTGACCGGTTATGCCCTGGCGGTCGCGATCGGCGCCCCTGTGATGGCGATTTCGACCGCGAAGTTGAAGCGCCGTACCGCCCTGATTGCGCTGATGGCCTTCTTCATCGCCGGCAACCTGCTGTGCGCTCTGGCGAGCGACTACTGGGTGCTGATGATCGCCCGTGTCGTGACAGCACTCTGCCACGGCGCCTTCTTCGGCATCGGCTCGGTGGTCGCCGCCGGCCTCGTCGCCGAAGACCGCAAGGCCCGAGCCGTCGCGCTGATGTTCACTGGCCTGACGCTCGCCAACGTTCTCGGCGTGCCGCTCGGCACCGCGATCGGTCAGGCCTATGGCTGGCGCGCCACCTTCGGCGTCGTCACCGTCATCGGTATCTTCACCATATCAGGCCTGATCGCCATCCTGCCCAGGGACAAGCAGCAAGAAAACGGCAGCATCCTGCGCGAGATTGCGGCACTCAGGAATGGCGGTCTGTGGCTAGCACTCTCCACCACCGTCTTCTTCGCCGCCTCTATGTTCACCCTCTTCACCTATATCGCGCCGCTGCTGCGCGACGTCACCGGCGTTTCGCCGGAAGGCGTCACCTGGACGCTGTTCCTGATCGGCCTCGGGCTGACCATCGGCAACCTCGTCGGCGGCAAGCTTGCCGATTGGCGGCTCGGCGCGACGCTAGCCGGGGTCTTTGCCGCGATCGCCATCACTTCGATCGCCTTCAGCTATACGAGCCGCTTCTTCATCCCGGCTGAAATCACCCTCTTCCTCTGGGCGATGGCAAGCTTTGCCGCCGTACCGGCGCTGCAAGTCGGCGTCGTCGGCTTCGGCAAGGACGCCCCGAACCTCGTCTCGACGATCAACATCGGCGCCTTCAACACCGGCAATGCGCTCGGCGCATGGGTGGGTGGCTTGGTCATCGACGCCGGCTTCGATCTGACCCGCGTTCCGCTCGCCGCGGCCTTGATGGCCCTGATCGGCCTCGGGGCGACGGCGCTCACCTATCTCTCCGCCAGGGGCCGGGCTGCCCTCGCCCCTGCCGAGTGA